A window from Erythrolamprus reginae isolate rEryReg1 chromosome 11, rEryReg1.hap1, whole genome shotgun sequence encodes these proteins:
- the ETHE1 gene encoding persulfide dioxygenase ETHE1, mitochondrial, which produces MKRLLLRRCPAAALRLLNRPLPGTSLPQRCYCAGSAQRRGLLFRQLFESESYTYTYLLADMKTKEAVLIDPVLETAKRDSTLVKQLGLNLLYAVNTHCHADHISGTGLLKQLLPGCRSVISKDSGAIADLLIQEGHHLKFGTFTLQAHATPGHTDGCLTYVLNDNTMAFTGDALLIRGCGRTDFQQGSAETLYHSIHKKIFTLPGDCLIYPAHDYTGQTVSTVEEERTLNPRLILSKEGFIELMNNLNLPKPKKIDISVPANLKCGIQDVPI; this is translated from the exons ATGAAGCGGCTGCTGCTCCGGAGATGCCCTGCGGCCGCCCTGCGGCTCTTGAACCGGCCGCTTCCAGGCACCAGCCTCCCGCAGCGATGCTACTGCGCCGGCTCTGCCCAGCGCCGCGGGCTGCTCTTCCGACAG CTCTTTGAGTCCGAAAGTTATACTTACACTTACCTGCTGGCAGATATGAAGACAAAAGAAGCTGTTCTAATAGATCCCGTTTTGGAAACTGCCAAACGAGATTCAACATTGGTGAAGCAACTTGGACTTAATTTGCTATATGCAG tcaACACCCATTGCCACGCTGATCATATCTCCGGCACGGGACTCCTGAAGCAGCTCCTTCCGGGCTGTCGGAGTGTCATCTCTAAGGACAGTGGGGCCATCGCTGATCTTCTGATCCAGGAAGGCCATCACCTCAAATTTGGAACTTTT ACATTACAAGCTCATGCCACCCCTGGCCATACGGACGGCTGCCTGACTTATGTGCTGAACGACAACACCATGGCCTTTACCGGAGATGCTTTGCTGATCCGGGGATGCGGCAGGACAGACTTCCAACAAG GTTCTGCGGAAACCCTTTACCACTCCATCCACAAGAAAATCTTCACCCTTCCAGGTGACTGTCTGATCTATCCGGCCCACGACTACACAG gCCAGACAGTGTCGACGGTGGAGGAAGAACGGACGCTGAATCCTCGTCTGATCTTGTCTAAGGAGGGTTTCATTGAGCTTATGAACAATCTGAACCTACCCAAACCCAAAAAGATCG ACATTTCTGTTCCTGCGAACCTCAAATGCGGAATCCAGGATGTGCCCATTTAA